The region TGCACTTCTATGGGTGTGTTAATCGCTTGCGTTGTTTTCGTGATTTCCTGGTGGACCTGGAAGGTCATCCCTATAAAAAGCAGGGATCTTGCACATTTGGTCCAGATGGACGTTTTTACCCACTTGACACTAGTCCTAATTGTCAAACATTGCACatctttgtttttaaacaaattgtGTCTTAATTCAGTGCATGTTTCCACTTCAATGTAGTCATCGTTCGTATAACAGTTCTGGTAGTTTATTTAAGTGTACTTTCTGCTTGGCTGTTTGAAAAGTTTAACGTTTTCTTCTCCCACACATCCTCAGCTTCTGAACAAGTTTGGCCTGGACAAAGTGTACGAAGGACAGGTGGAGGTGACTGGCGATGAGTTCAACGTGGAGAGTGTCGATGGGCAGCCGGGTGCGTTCACCTGCTACCTGGATGCCGGGCTGGCCAGGACCACCACAGGCAACAAGGTGTTTGGAGCCCTAAAAGGTGCCGTGGATGGAGGCCTGAGCATCCCTCACAGGTCAGCTGCGCTCAAGTGTTTTTAGGACATGGTTTGCCGGCAATTTATCTTGATCTGATGATACATCTCTTGGAAACGGCAAGATTTATTTGACTCCTACTCTACATGGCTTTTTTGGTCCATTCCCTGGGGAGTTTTAAAGTAGGACAGCCTGTGTGAAACTGACTCATCACGCTCGGGATTGTTTTGACAATTTGTACAGTAGTGTTTTTGTTAAAGGGTTGTATGTCACGTTTGAGAATCTTCTGTTGAGGTGTTTTAAGTCGGGGCCAAGTTAAAAATAATCTCATGGAATGTCTCAAAATGGTCTCTGTTGACCCACTTTTCTAGTCTGTATGAATAACTAGTTGGACTTCGGCCCTCCGTTCGTTGCACCTGCACCAACATCACATGGCCACATGCACTGTTTGACTCCCAATTCAACAATCTGCCTCTCCACACATTGAAGTAGTTTTTGATTCATTTCAACATACTGTACAACTCTACGGTTACTCTGGCTATGTGTTCAATTCATAGGACGGTATCAATCAAAACGGAGCGGTGTCTTTGAAGGCACTGGTTGATGGAGCTTTTGTATTGCATCTAGTTAAAGGGCCACATGGCGCTTTGTATAtgtatagtttgtacatagtaTGTAAAGAATGGCTGTCTTGAGCTAATAGTTgtccaatgttttatttttatcaaatcATTTTGAATGCATCAGTACAGTCTCCAATCAAATTTAGCTTTAAAAGTGGTGTGTAAGACAGGACAATATACCCATAATTCCTGACTAGCACCTGAATTTAAGATACAGCCactaaattgagaaaaaaaatgtttgtgtgtgtaacatGGGATATTGAGACAAAGACACATTATAAACCTTTTCCAATCCTACCCCACTCGATGTCAGTGTCACTTGTTAGCGCTGGTGAGTGAAACGGAGTTGAACAGCGGCTGTGTTCCAAGCAGTCCTATCACAGGCTGTAGTAACTCCACACTTGACCAAACTTATGTTAAATGTCTTATCCAAGCACAATTGCTGCATTAGACACAGACCTTGATATTAGTGTCCACTAGTCCCAATTTGTTTCTTCATGACTCGATAGCGTCATAGAAACAAGTTCCTTAGGCTCTAGATTACCTGCAACATTTTCAAAAGTACAGTGGTAATCTTTAATGTGTTGGCATGCAGGATACTAACATATTTGGGTGCATTACTTGGACTTGTGATTTCCTCAAACCAGCACGTCTTTGCATCTTCCTGCCTGTCAGAGGTCCTATCGTTTAGTTTTACTGTTTGAGCAGAAAGATGTTGACCTGAAAGTTTTTGATAGATTTGTTCTTGAAGTTATTGTATTCAGTGTGCGTGTTGGTGAGAATGGTGATCAGAAAGCTGTACATAGTAAGTACTTGGATTTAACTGGAAGGTATTTTCCCTCCTCAGCACCAAGCGCTTCCCAGGATACGACACAGAGAGCAAGGAGTTCAATGCTGAGGTCCATCGCAAACACATCCTGGGCATCAACGTGTCAGAGTACATGAGCTACCTgatggaggaggacgaggaggccTACAAGAAGCAGTTCTCCCGCTTCATCAAGAACGGCGTGACTCCTGATATGGTAGGTGATCTTGTCACACCTCGACCCAAAAGCCCAGTACCTCCTCCTGAGTCTTGAGTGGTTTTGTTTTAGATTgaggaaatgtacaaaaaggCTCATGCTGCCATTCGAGAGAACCCAGTCCATGAAAAGAAACCTCCCAGAGAGGTCAAGAAGAAGAGGTGAGCAACACCgcctccaaaaaaataaaaatacacctgTTGTTGTTACTGATGCCAATGGGATGTTTGTAATGCAGGTGGAACCGTGCCAAGCTGTCTCTGGCCCAGAGGAAAGACCGCGTCGCCCAGAAGAAAGCCAGCTTCCTTCGGGCTCAGGAGAAGGAGGAAGCAGAGTGAGGCCTTGCTCTGCTCCGGTCTTTTGCA is a window of Doryrhamphus excisus isolate RoL2022-K1 chromosome 5, RoL_Dexc_1.0, whole genome shotgun sequence DNA encoding:
- the LOC131129794 gene encoding large ribosomal subunit protein uL18, producing MGFVKVVKNKAYFKRYQVKFRRRREGKTDYFARKRLVIQDKNKYNTPKYRMIVRLTNRDIICQIAYAKIEGDMIVVAAYSHELPKYGISVGLTNYAAAYCTGLLMARRLLNKFGLDKVYEGQVEVTGDEFNVESVDGQPGAFTCYLDAGLARTTTGNKVFGALKGAVDGGLSIPHSTKRFPGYDTESKEFNAEVHRKHILGINVSEYMSYLMEEDEEAYKKQFSRFIKNGVTPDMIEEMYKKAHAAIRENPVHEKKPPREVKKKRWNRAKLSLAQRKDRVAQKKASFLRAQEKEEAE